In Cellulomonas wangsupingiae, the genomic window TCGTGACGCTGCGCCAGCTGCTGCGCGAGCGCGCGGACGGCGGCATGCAGGTCGACGCCGTCCGCATCGAGGACGCCCCCCGGTACCCGTGGCGCGGCCTGTCGCTGGACGTCGCGCGGCACTTCGTCAGCGTGCCGGACCTGAGGGTCCTCATCGGCCTCATGGGGCACTACAAGCTCAACGTGCTGCACCTGCACCTCACCGACGACCAGGCGTGGCGCCTGGACCTGCCGTCGCGGCCCGAGCTCGTCCGACGCTCGAGCGCGCACTCCGTGGGCGGCGACCCCGGTGGGTACTACTCGGCCACCGACTGGGACGAGATCCTCGCGTACGCCCGGGCCCGCGCGATCCGCGTCGTGCCCGAGATCGACGTGCCGGGGCACGTCAACGCGGCGCTGCACGCGTACGACGAGCTGAACCCCGACGGGCGGGCCCCCGACGAGTACCTCGGCATCGAGGTGGGCTTCTCGCGCCTGCACGACGACCTGCCCGCGACGCACGCGTTCCTCGCCGACGTCTTCGGCGACCTGGCCGACATGACGCCGGGCGGGTACCTGCACATCGGCGGCGACGAGGTCCTCACGATGGCGCCGGACGAGTACGAGCGCCTCGTGCGGTCGGCCGCGGCCGCCGTGACCGCGCACGGCAAGCGCGTCGTCGCCTGGCAGGAGGTGGCGTCGGTCGCCGAGCTGCCCGCGGGGACGGTCGTGCAGTACTGGGACACCCGCGTGGACCCCGCGCCGTTCGTCGCCGCGGCGCGCGCCGGCGCGCGGCTCCTGATGTCACCGGCATCGAAGGTGTACCTGGACATGAAGTACCGCCCGGGGTTCCCGCTCGGGCAGGAGTGGGCCGGGCACGTCGAGCTGCGCGACGCGTACGACTGGGAGCCGGACGAGCTCGTCGAGGACCTGCCCCCCGACGCGGTCGTCGGCGTCGAGGCCGGCCTGTGGACCGAGACGCTGCGCACGCTGGACGACCTGACGACGATGCTGCTGCCGCGGCTCGCCGCGGTCGCCGAGGTGGCGTGGAGCGCGCCGGACCGCCGGGACTTCGACGACTTCACCGCGCGGCTGCGCGCGCACGGCCGGCACTGGGACCGGCTGGGCCTCGCCTGGCACCACACCCCGCAGGGCAGCTGGGACGACGCCTGACGTCAGACCCAGGTGGGCAGCCACATCCGCAGGTGCCACTGCTCCCACGGGATGACGAACGCCGCCCACACCGGGTAGAAGAACAGCCCGACGCCCACGACGAGAGCCACGAACACCCCGATCGCGGCGATCGTCCAGCGCCGTGCGCGACGGTCGCCGTCGGTCCCGTCATCGCCGACCGCCGGCCCCACCAGCAGCCCGAGGACGTACACGAGCGTCAGCACGACCCACGGCACGAACGCCACGGTGTAGAACGCGAAGATCGTGCGGTGCGCGTACGCGAACCACGGCAGCCACCCGGCGACCACGCCCGACAGCACGGCGCCGGCACGCCAGTCGCGGTAGCGGACCAGCCAGAACAGGGCCACGAGGATCGCGGCGGCACCCGCCCACCAGATGAGCGGGTTGCCGACGGCGACGATCGCCTGCGAGCAGGACTCGGCGCCGCACGCCCGCTGCGCGGCCTCGCCGGTCAGCCCGGACACCTCCGGCGGGTAGAAGAACGAGGTCGGCCGCCACTGCACGATCCAGCCCAGCGGGCCGGCGGCGTAGCCGTGCGGCGTCTCCAGGCCGTTGTGGAACCGCCACATGTCCTGGTGGTACGCCCACAGCGACCGCAGCGCGGGGGGCAGCCACGTGACGCCCTGCCCCGGGTTGTCCTGCGCCCAGTGCCGGTTCCACCCGCCGTCCGTCGCGAACCACCCGGCCCACGTGCCGAGGTAGGTGAGCAGCGCGGTGGGCACCATGACGAGGAACGCGACCACGGCGTCCTTGACGAGCGTGGCCCGCACCCACGGGCGCACACCGGCGCTGCGACGCGCCGTCGCGTCCCACATCACGGTGAGCAGGCCGAAGACCGCGAGGAAGTACAGGCCCGACCACTTGGTGCCGATCGCCAGGCCGAGCAGGACACCCGCCGCGAGCCGCCACCAGCGGAACCCGAGGCCGGGGCCCCAGCCCAGCGTGCCGCCGGCGTCGAGGACCGCGGCG contains:
- a CDS encoding family 20 glycosylhydrolase; the protein is MSDAFAIVPVPLVVQPSSQAPFVITRSTVVVVDADEELVPVAVLTADLLGRVSGRAVEIRYAEPDAPGVVRMRLVEDLPPGPETYRVVVGQGRVRLEARTTDGLVHAVVTLRQLLRERADGGMQVDAVRIEDAPRYPWRGLSLDVARHFVSVPDLRVLIGLMGHYKLNVLHLHLTDDQAWRLDLPSRPELVRRSSAHSVGGDPGGYYSATDWDEILAYARARAIRVVPEIDVPGHVNAALHAYDELNPDGRAPDEYLGIEVGFSRLHDDLPATHAFLADVFGDLADMTPGGYLHIGGDEVLTMAPDEYERLVRSAAAAVTAHGKRVVAWQEVASVAELPAGTVVQYWDTRVDPAPFVAAARAGARLLMSPASKVYLDMKYRPGFPLGQEWAGHVELRDAYDWEPDELVEDLPPDAVVGVEAGLWTETLRTLDDLTTMLLPRLAAVAEVAWSAPDRRDFDDFTARLRAHGRHWDRLGLAWHHTPQGSWDDA
- a CDS encoding dolichyl-phosphate-mannose--protein mannosyltransferase, producing MPTDGDDTERVPSGPGATPHTAADTLPAAAGDRPGTAATPAGTADPGTTTGDPAALPEDPVAPPEEPHERRLLDRLLGAGTLALDATPRARLNGWLWALAVTALAGFLRLWNLGRPHSLVFDETYYVKQAYSLLVRGYEASWGEEPNAAFEAGDTSMLGTDPEYVVHPPMGKWMIALGMRLGGGVESSSAWRLAAAVCGTLAVLMIARIARRLFASTALGTTAGLFLALDGQAIVQSRVSLLDPFLMFFALAAFGCLILDREQARRRLAVRSAAVLDAGGTLGWGPGLGFRWWRLAAGVLLGLAIGTKWSGLYFLAVFGLLTVMWDATARRSAGVRPWVRATLVKDAVVAFLVMVPTALLTYLGTWAGWFATDGGWNRHWAQDNPGQGVTWLPPALRSLWAYHQDMWRFHNGLETPHGYAAGPLGWIVQWRPTSFFYPPEVSGLTGEAAQRACGAESCSQAIVAVGNPLIWWAGAAAILVALFWLVRYRDWRAGAVLSGVVAGWLPWFAYAHRTIFAFYTVAFVPWVVLTLVYVLGLLVGPAVGDDGTDGDRRARRWTIAAIGVFVALVVGVGLFFYPVWAAFVIPWEQWHLRMWLPTWV